A stretch of Salvelinus alpinus chromosome 4, SLU_Salpinus.1, whole genome shotgun sequence DNA encodes these proteins:
- the rbfox1l gene encoding RNA binding protein fox-1 homolog 1-like isoform X4, producing the protein MLSSPAIILQPYGLPVYPQGPQCYPSLVQGGPGQEAGPGSGDPTLPQVYAQPPSYPPPGQAPPTPAGRLPPLDYSPAHPNSEYQEHHQLRVYQGPQHEGADTLAAISTDDALVPVTSDSQALSVSVSSGGGAGSGSDEEGSGKAQPKRLHVSNIPFRFRDPDLRQMFGQFGKILDVEIIFNERGSKGFGFVTFESAMEADRAREKLNGTIVEGRKVEVNNATARIVTKKPQTPLVNGEVSPPGWKINPIMGAMYAPELYTGEFQCEFSVASFPYPVAAPTLAYRGSPLRGRGRAVYNTIRSAAAAAPTAMPAYPGVLYQDGLYGAEVYGGYPAAYRVAQSPSAATATYSDGYGRVYAAATDPYHHSVGPTATYGVGTMASLYRGGYNRFTPY; encoded by the exons ATGCTCTCTTCTCCTGCAATAATTCTTCAGCCTTACGGACTGCCCGTCTATCCCCAGGGTCCCCAATGTTACCCCAGCCTAGTACAG GGAGGCCCTGGCCAGGAGGCCGGCCCCGGCAGTGGTGACCCCACCCTCCCCCAGGTCTATGCCCAGCCTCCCTCATACCCTCCACCAGGACAAGCTCCTCCCACACCTGCAGGCAGACTTCCTCCCCTAGACTATAGTCCCGCCCACCCCAACTCAGAGTACCAGGAGCATCACCAGCTCAGAGTCTATCAGGGCCCGCAACACGAAGGGGCTGACACTCTGGCAGCCATTAGCACG GACGATGCCCTGGTTCCGGTGACCTCTGACTCCCAGGCTCTGAGCGTGTCAGTGTCATCAGGGGGTGGAGCAGGAAGTGGTAGCGATGAGGAGGGGTCAGGCAAGGCCCAGCCCAAGCGTCTCCACGTCTCCAACATCCCCTTCCGCTTCAGAGACCCGGACCTCAGACAGATGTTTGGG CAATTTGGCAAGATCCTGGATGTGGAGATTATCTTTAATGAGAGAGGGTCAAAG GGTTTTGGGTTCGTGACCTTTGAGAGCGCAATGGAGGCAGACCGAGCAAGGGAAAAACTGAACGGAACGATCGTTGAGGGGAGGAAGGTTGAA GTGAACAATGCTACAGCCAGAATAGTCACCAAGAAGCCCCAAACACCTCTTGTGAATGGTGAGGTTTCAC cCCCTGGATGGAAGATCAACCCTATCATGGGAGCGATGTATGCACCTGAACTCTACACCGGTGAGTTTCAATGTGAGTTTTCGG ttgcCAGTTTCCCCTACCCCGTAGCTGCTCCCACCCTGGCCTATCGGGGCTCACCACTGCGTGGGCGGGGCCGGGCTGTCTACAACACAATTCGCTCAGCTGCTGCAGCCGCACCCACTGCCATGCCCGCCTACCCTGG TGTGCTGTACCAAGATGGATTATATGGAGCTGAAGTCTAT GGCGGGTATCCTGCAGCATACAGAGTTGCCCAATCACCATCCGCTGCCACAGCAACATACAGTGATGG ATATGGCCGAGTTTATGCTGCTGCAACAGATCCCTACCACCATTCAGTGGGACCCACGGCAACATACGGCGTCGGAACAATG GCCAGTCTGTACAGAGGAGGATACAACCGCTTCACGCCTTACTGA
- the rbfox1l gene encoding RNA binding protein fox-1 homolog 1-like isoform X7: MLSSPAIILQPYGLPVYPQGPQCYPSLVQGGPGQEAGPGSGDPTLPQVYAQPPSYPPPGQAPPTPAGRLPPLDYSPAHPNSEYQEHHQLRVYQGPQHEGADTLAAISTDDALVPVTSDSQALSVSVSSGGGAGSGSDEEGSGKAQPKRLHVSNIPFRFRDPDLRQMFGQFGKILDVEIIFNERGSKGFGFVTFESAMEADRAREKLNGTIVEGRKVEVNNATARIVTKKPQTPLVNGEVSPPGWKINPIMGAMYAPELYTVASFPYPVAAPTLAYRGSPLRGRGRAVYNTIRSAAAAAPTAMPAYPGVLYQDGLYGAEVYGGYPAAYRVAQSPSAATATYSDGYGRVYAAATDPYHHSVGPTATYGVGTMASLYRGGYNRFTPY, translated from the exons ATGCTCTCTTCTCCTGCAATAATTCTTCAGCCTTACGGACTGCCCGTCTATCCCCAGGGTCCCCAATGTTACCCCAGCCTAGTACAG GGAGGCCCTGGCCAGGAGGCCGGCCCCGGCAGTGGTGACCCCACCCTCCCCCAGGTCTATGCCCAGCCTCCCTCATACCCTCCACCAGGACAAGCTCCTCCCACACCTGCAGGCAGACTTCCTCCCCTAGACTATAGTCCCGCCCACCCCAACTCAGAGTACCAGGAGCATCACCAGCTCAGAGTCTATCAGGGCCCGCAACACGAAGGGGCTGACACTCTGGCAGCCATTAGCACG GACGATGCCCTGGTTCCGGTGACCTCTGACTCCCAGGCTCTGAGCGTGTCAGTGTCATCAGGGGGTGGAGCAGGAAGTGGTAGCGATGAGGAGGGGTCAGGCAAGGCCCAGCCCAAGCGTCTCCACGTCTCCAACATCCCCTTCCGCTTCAGAGACCCGGACCTCAGACAGATGTTTGGG CAATTTGGCAAGATCCTGGATGTGGAGATTATCTTTAATGAGAGAGGGTCAAAG GGTTTTGGGTTCGTGACCTTTGAGAGCGCAATGGAGGCAGACCGAGCAAGGGAAAAACTGAACGGAACGATCGTTGAGGGGAGGAAGGTTGAA GTGAACAATGCTACAGCCAGAATAGTCACCAAGAAGCCCCAAACACCTCTTGTGAATGGTGAGGTTTCAC cCCCTGGATGGAAGATCAACCCTATCATGGGAGCGATGTATGCACCTGAACTCTACACCG ttgcCAGTTTCCCCTACCCCGTAGCTGCTCCCACCCTGGCCTATCGGGGCTCACCACTGCGTGGGCGGGGCCGGGCTGTCTACAACACAATTCGCTCAGCTGCTGCAGCCGCACCCACTGCCATGCCCGCCTACCCTGG TGTGCTGTACCAAGATGGATTATATGGAGCTGAAGTCTAT GGCGGGTATCCTGCAGCATACAGAGTTGCCCAATCACCATCCGCTGCCACAGCAACATACAGTGATGG ATATGGCCGAGTTTATGCTGCTGCAACAGATCCCTACCACCATTCAGTGGGACCCACGGCAACATACGGCGTCGGAACAATG GCCAGTCTGTACAGAGGAGGATACAACCGCTTCACGCCTTACTGA
- the rbfox1l gene encoding RNA binding protein fox-1 homolog 1-like isoform X1 encodes MLSSPAIILQPYGLPVYPQGPQCYPSLVQGGPGQEAGPGSGDPTLPQVYAQPPSYPPPGQAPPTPAGRLPPLDYSPAHPNSEYQEHHQLRVYQGPQHEGADTLAAISTDDALVPVTSDSQALSVSVSSGGGAGSGSDEEGSGKAQPKRLHVSNIPFRFRDPDLRQMFGQFGKILDVEIIFNERGSKGFGFVTFESAMEADRAREKLNGTIVEGRKVEVNNATARIVTKKPQTPLVNGEVSPPGWKINPIMGAMYAPELYTGEFQCEFSVASFPYPVAAPTLAYRGSPLRGRGRAVYNTIRSAAAAAPTAMPAYPGMSPFSVLYQDGLYGAEVYGGYPAAYRVAQSPSAATATYSDGYGRVYAAATDPYHHSVGPTATYGVGTMASLYRGGYNRFTPY; translated from the exons ATGCTCTCTTCTCCTGCAATAATTCTTCAGCCTTACGGACTGCCCGTCTATCCCCAGGGTCCCCAATGTTACCCCAGCCTAGTACAG GGAGGCCCTGGCCAGGAGGCCGGCCCCGGCAGTGGTGACCCCACCCTCCCCCAGGTCTATGCCCAGCCTCCCTCATACCCTCCACCAGGACAAGCTCCTCCCACACCTGCAGGCAGACTTCCTCCCCTAGACTATAGTCCCGCCCACCCCAACTCAGAGTACCAGGAGCATCACCAGCTCAGAGTCTATCAGGGCCCGCAACACGAAGGGGCTGACACTCTGGCAGCCATTAGCACG GACGATGCCCTGGTTCCGGTGACCTCTGACTCCCAGGCTCTGAGCGTGTCAGTGTCATCAGGGGGTGGAGCAGGAAGTGGTAGCGATGAGGAGGGGTCAGGCAAGGCCCAGCCCAAGCGTCTCCACGTCTCCAACATCCCCTTCCGCTTCAGAGACCCGGACCTCAGACAGATGTTTGGG CAATTTGGCAAGATCCTGGATGTGGAGATTATCTTTAATGAGAGAGGGTCAAAG GGTTTTGGGTTCGTGACCTTTGAGAGCGCAATGGAGGCAGACCGAGCAAGGGAAAAACTGAACGGAACGATCGTTGAGGGGAGGAAGGTTGAA GTGAACAATGCTACAGCCAGAATAGTCACCAAGAAGCCCCAAACACCTCTTGTGAATGGTGAGGTTTCAC cCCCTGGATGGAAGATCAACCCTATCATGGGAGCGATGTATGCACCTGAACTCTACACCGGTGAGTTTCAATGTGAGTTTTCGG ttgcCAGTTTCCCCTACCCCGTAGCTGCTCCCACCCTGGCCTATCGGGGCTCACCACTGCGTGGGCGGGGCCGGGCTGTCTACAACACAATTCGCTCAGCTGCTGCAGCCGCACCCACTGCCATGCCCGCCTACCCTGG AATGTCTCCTTTCAGTGTGCTGTACCAAGATGGATTATATGGAGCTGAAGTCTAT GGCGGGTATCCTGCAGCATACAGAGTTGCCCAATCACCATCCGCTGCCACAGCAACATACAGTGATGG ATATGGCCGAGTTTATGCTGCTGCAACAGATCCCTACCACCATTCAGTGGGACCCACGGCAACATACGGCGTCGGAACAATG GCCAGTCTGTACAGAGGAGGATACAACCGCTTCACGCCTTACTGA
- the rbfox1l gene encoding RNA binding protein fox-1 homolog 1-like isoform X8 produces the protein MLSSPAIILQPYGLPVYPQGPQCYPSLVQGGPGQEAGPGSGDPTLPQVYAQPPSYPPPGQAPPTPAGRLPPLDYSPAHPNSEYQEHHQLRVYQGPQHEGADTLAAISTDDALVPVTSDSQALSVSVSSGGGAGSGSDEEGSGKAQPKRLHVSNIPFRFRDPDLRQMFGQFGKILDVEIIFNERGSKGFGFVTFESAMEADRAREKLNGTIVEGRKVEVNNATARIVTKKPQTPLVNAPGWKINPIMGAMYAPELYTGEFQFASFPYPVAAPTLAYRGSPLRGRGRAVYNTIRSAAAAAPTAMPAYPGVLYQDGLYGAEVYGGYPAAYRVAQSPSAATATYSDGYGRVYAAATDPYHHSVGPTATYGVGTMASLYRGGYNRFTPY, from the exons ATGCTCTCTTCTCCTGCAATAATTCTTCAGCCTTACGGACTGCCCGTCTATCCCCAGGGTCCCCAATGTTACCCCAGCCTAGTACAG GGAGGCCCTGGCCAGGAGGCCGGCCCCGGCAGTGGTGACCCCACCCTCCCCCAGGTCTATGCCCAGCCTCCCTCATACCCTCCACCAGGACAAGCTCCTCCCACACCTGCAGGCAGACTTCCTCCCCTAGACTATAGTCCCGCCCACCCCAACTCAGAGTACCAGGAGCATCACCAGCTCAGAGTCTATCAGGGCCCGCAACACGAAGGGGCTGACACTCTGGCAGCCATTAGCACG GACGATGCCCTGGTTCCGGTGACCTCTGACTCCCAGGCTCTGAGCGTGTCAGTGTCATCAGGGGGTGGAGCAGGAAGTGGTAGCGATGAGGAGGGGTCAGGCAAGGCCCAGCCCAAGCGTCTCCACGTCTCCAACATCCCCTTCCGCTTCAGAGACCCGGACCTCAGACAGATGTTTGGG CAATTTGGCAAGATCCTGGATGTGGAGATTATCTTTAATGAGAGAGGGTCAAAG GGTTTTGGGTTCGTGACCTTTGAGAGCGCAATGGAGGCAGACCGAGCAAGGGAAAAACTGAACGGAACGATCGTTGAGGGGAGGAAGGTTGAA GTGAACAATGCTACAGCCAGAATAGTCACCAAGAAGCCCCAAACACCTCTTGTGAATG cCCCTGGATGGAAGATCAACCCTATCATGGGAGCGATGTATGCACCTGAACTCTACACCGGTGAGTTTCAAT ttgcCAGTTTCCCCTACCCCGTAGCTGCTCCCACCCTGGCCTATCGGGGCTCACCACTGCGTGGGCGGGGCCGGGCTGTCTACAACACAATTCGCTCAGCTGCTGCAGCCGCACCCACTGCCATGCCCGCCTACCCTGG TGTGCTGTACCAAGATGGATTATATGGAGCTGAAGTCTAT GGCGGGTATCCTGCAGCATACAGAGTTGCCCAATCACCATCCGCTGCCACAGCAACATACAGTGATGG ATATGGCCGAGTTTATGCTGCTGCAACAGATCCCTACCACCATTCAGTGGGACCCACGGCAACATACGGCGTCGGAACAATG GCCAGTCTGTACAGAGGAGGATACAACCGCTTCACGCCTTACTGA
- the rbfox1l gene encoding RNA binding protein fox-1 homolog 1-like isoform X5 — protein sequence MLSSPAIILQPYGLPVYPQGPQCYPSLVQGGPGQEAGPGSGDPTLPQVYAQPPSYPPPGQAPPTPAGRLPPLDYSPAHPNSEYQEHHQLRVYQGPQHEGADTLAAISTDDALVPVTSDSQALSVSVSSGGGAGSGSDEEGSGKAQPKRLHVSNIPFRFRDPDLRQMFGQFGKILDVEIIFNERGSKGFGFVTFESAMEADRAREKLNGTIVEGRKVEVNNATARIVTKKPQTPLVNGEVSPPGWKINPIMGAMYAPELYTVASFPYPVAAPTLAYRGSPLRGRGRAVYNTIRSAAAAAPTAMPAYPGMSPFSVLYQDGLYGAEVYGGYPAAYRVAQSPSAATATYSDGYGRVYAAATDPYHHSVGPTATYGVGTMASLYRGGYNRFTPY from the exons ATGCTCTCTTCTCCTGCAATAATTCTTCAGCCTTACGGACTGCCCGTCTATCCCCAGGGTCCCCAATGTTACCCCAGCCTAGTACAG GGAGGCCCTGGCCAGGAGGCCGGCCCCGGCAGTGGTGACCCCACCCTCCCCCAGGTCTATGCCCAGCCTCCCTCATACCCTCCACCAGGACAAGCTCCTCCCACACCTGCAGGCAGACTTCCTCCCCTAGACTATAGTCCCGCCCACCCCAACTCAGAGTACCAGGAGCATCACCAGCTCAGAGTCTATCAGGGCCCGCAACACGAAGGGGCTGACACTCTGGCAGCCATTAGCACG GACGATGCCCTGGTTCCGGTGACCTCTGACTCCCAGGCTCTGAGCGTGTCAGTGTCATCAGGGGGTGGAGCAGGAAGTGGTAGCGATGAGGAGGGGTCAGGCAAGGCCCAGCCCAAGCGTCTCCACGTCTCCAACATCCCCTTCCGCTTCAGAGACCCGGACCTCAGACAGATGTTTGGG CAATTTGGCAAGATCCTGGATGTGGAGATTATCTTTAATGAGAGAGGGTCAAAG GGTTTTGGGTTCGTGACCTTTGAGAGCGCAATGGAGGCAGACCGAGCAAGGGAAAAACTGAACGGAACGATCGTTGAGGGGAGGAAGGTTGAA GTGAACAATGCTACAGCCAGAATAGTCACCAAGAAGCCCCAAACACCTCTTGTGAATGGTGAGGTTTCAC cCCCTGGATGGAAGATCAACCCTATCATGGGAGCGATGTATGCACCTGAACTCTACACCG ttgcCAGTTTCCCCTACCCCGTAGCTGCTCCCACCCTGGCCTATCGGGGCTCACCACTGCGTGGGCGGGGCCGGGCTGTCTACAACACAATTCGCTCAGCTGCTGCAGCCGCACCCACTGCCATGCCCGCCTACCCTGG AATGTCTCCTTTCAGTGTGCTGTACCAAGATGGATTATATGGAGCTGAAGTCTAT GGCGGGTATCCTGCAGCATACAGAGTTGCCCAATCACCATCCGCTGCCACAGCAACATACAGTGATGG ATATGGCCGAGTTTATGCTGCTGCAACAGATCCCTACCACCATTCAGTGGGACCCACGGCAACATACGGCGTCGGAACAATG GCCAGTCTGTACAGAGGAGGATACAACCGCTTCACGCCTTACTGA
- the rbfox1l gene encoding RNA binding protein fox-1 homolog 1-like isoform X2, with amino-acid sequence MLSSPAIILQPYGLPVYPQGPQCYPSLVQGGPGQEAGPGSGDPTLPQVYAQPPSYPPPGQAPPTPAGRLPPLDYSPAHPNSEYQEHHQLRVYQGPQHEGADTLAAISTDDALVPVTSDSQALSVSVSSGGGAGSGSDEEGSGKAQPKRLHVSNIPFRFRDPDLRQMFGQFGKILDVEIIFNERGSKGFGFVTFESAMEADRAREKLNGTIVEGRKVEVNNATARIVTKKPQTPLVNGEVSPPGWKINPIMGAMYAPELYTGEFQFASFPYPVAAPTLAYRGSPLRGRGRAVYNTIRSAAAAAPTAMPAYPGMSPFSVLYQDGLYGAEVYGGYPAAYRVAQSPSAATATYSDGYGRVYAAATDPYHHSVGPTATYGVGTMASLYRGGYNRFTPY; translated from the exons ATGCTCTCTTCTCCTGCAATAATTCTTCAGCCTTACGGACTGCCCGTCTATCCCCAGGGTCCCCAATGTTACCCCAGCCTAGTACAG GGAGGCCCTGGCCAGGAGGCCGGCCCCGGCAGTGGTGACCCCACCCTCCCCCAGGTCTATGCCCAGCCTCCCTCATACCCTCCACCAGGACAAGCTCCTCCCACACCTGCAGGCAGACTTCCTCCCCTAGACTATAGTCCCGCCCACCCCAACTCAGAGTACCAGGAGCATCACCAGCTCAGAGTCTATCAGGGCCCGCAACACGAAGGGGCTGACACTCTGGCAGCCATTAGCACG GACGATGCCCTGGTTCCGGTGACCTCTGACTCCCAGGCTCTGAGCGTGTCAGTGTCATCAGGGGGTGGAGCAGGAAGTGGTAGCGATGAGGAGGGGTCAGGCAAGGCCCAGCCCAAGCGTCTCCACGTCTCCAACATCCCCTTCCGCTTCAGAGACCCGGACCTCAGACAGATGTTTGGG CAATTTGGCAAGATCCTGGATGTGGAGATTATCTTTAATGAGAGAGGGTCAAAG GGTTTTGGGTTCGTGACCTTTGAGAGCGCAATGGAGGCAGACCGAGCAAGGGAAAAACTGAACGGAACGATCGTTGAGGGGAGGAAGGTTGAA GTGAACAATGCTACAGCCAGAATAGTCACCAAGAAGCCCCAAACACCTCTTGTGAATGGTGAGGTTTCAC cCCCTGGATGGAAGATCAACCCTATCATGGGAGCGATGTATGCACCTGAACTCTACACCGGTGAGTTTCAAT ttgcCAGTTTCCCCTACCCCGTAGCTGCTCCCACCCTGGCCTATCGGGGCTCACCACTGCGTGGGCGGGGCCGGGCTGTCTACAACACAATTCGCTCAGCTGCTGCAGCCGCACCCACTGCCATGCCCGCCTACCCTGG AATGTCTCCTTTCAGTGTGCTGTACCAAGATGGATTATATGGAGCTGAAGTCTAT GGCGGGTATCCTGCAGCATACAGAGTTGCCCAATCACCATCCGCTGCCACAGCAACATACAGTGATGG ATATGGCCGAGTTTATGCTGCTGCAACAGATCCCTACCACCATTCAGTGGGACCCACGGCAACATACGGCGTCGGAACAATG GCCAGTCTGTACAGAGGAGGATACAACCGCTTCACGCCTTACTGA
- the rbfox1l gene encoding RNA binding protein fox-1 homolog 1-like isoform X9 yields the protein MLSSPAIILQPYGLPVYPQGPQCYPSLVQGGPGQEAGPGSGDPTLPQVYAQPPSYPPPGQAPPTPAGRLPPLDYSPAHPNSEYQEHHQLRVYQGPQHEGADTLAAISTDDALVPVTSDSQALSVSVSSGGGAGSGSDEEGSGKAQPKRLHVSNIPFRFRDPDLRQMFGQFGKILDVEIIFNERGSKGFGFVTFESAMEADRAREKLNGTIVEGRKVEVNNATARIVTKKPQTPLVNAPGWKINPIMGAMYAPELYTVASFPYPVAAPTLAYRGSPLRGRGRAVYNTIRSAAAAAPTAMPAYPGVLYQDGLYGAEVYGGYPAAYRVAQSPSAATATYSDGYGRVYAAATDPYHHSVGPTATYGVGTMASLYRGGYNRFTPY from the exons ATGCTCTCTTCTCCTGCAATAATTCTTCAGCCTTACGGACTGCCCGTCTATCCCCAGGGTCCCCAATGTTACCCCAGCCTAGTACAG GGAGGCCCTGGCCAGGAGGCCGGCCCCGGCAGTGGTGACCCCACCCTCCCCCAGGTCTATGCCCAGCCTCCCTCATACCCTCCACCAGGACAAGCTCCTCCCACACCTGCAGGCAGACTTCCTCCCCTAGACTATAGTCCCGCCCACCCCAACTCAGAGTACCAGGAGCATCACCAGCTCAGAGTCTATCAGGGCCCGCAACACGAAGGGGCTGACACTCTGGCAGCCATTAGCACG GACGATGCCCTGGTTCCGGTGACCTCTGACTCCCAGGCTCTGAGCGTGTCAGTGTCATCAGGGGGTGGAGCAGGAAGTGGTAGCGATGAGGAGGGGTCAGGCAAGGCCCAGCCCAAGCGTCTCCACGTCTCCAACATCCCCTTCCGCTTCAGAGACCCGGACCTCAGACAGATGTTTGGG CAATTTGGCAAGATCCTGGATGTGGAGATTATCTTTAATGAGAGAGGGTCAAAG GGTTTTGGGTTCGTGACCTTTGAGAGCGCAATGGAGGCAGACCGAGCAAGGGAAAAACTGAACGGAACGATCGTTGAGGGGAGGAAGGTTGAA GTGAACAATGCTACAGCCAGAATAGTCACCAAGAAGCCCCAAACACCTCTTGTGAATG cCCCTGGATGGAAGATCAACCCTATCATGGGAGCGATGTATGCACCTGAACTCTACACCG ttgcCAGTTTCCCCTACCCCGTAGCTGCTCCCACCCTGGCCTATCGGGGCTCACCACTGCGTGGGCGGGGCCGGGCTGTCTACAACACAATTCGCTCAGCTGCTGCAGCCGCACCCACTGCCATGCCCGCCTACCCTGG TGTGCTGTACCAAGATGGATTATATGGAGCTGAAGTCTAT GGCGGGTATCCTGCAGCATACAGAGTTGCCCAATCACCATCCGCTGCCACAGCAACATACAGTGATGG ATATGGCCGAGTTTATGCTGCTGCAACAGATCCCTACCACCATTCAGTGGGACCCACGGCAACATACGGCGTCGGAACAATG GCCAGTCTGTACAGAGGAGGATACAACCGCTTCACGCCTTACTGA
- the rbfox1l gene encoding RNA binding protein fox-1 homolog 1-like isoform X6, whose product MLSSPAIILQPYGLPVYPQGPQCYPSLVQGGPGQEAGPGSGDPTLPQVYAQPPSYPPPGQAPPTPAGRLPPLDYSPAHPNSEYQEHHQLRVYQGPQHEGADTLAAISTDDALVPVTSDSQALSVSVSSGGGAGSGSDEEGSGKAQPKRLHVSNIPFRFRDPDLRQMFGQFGKILDVEIIFNERGSKGFGFVTFESAMEADRAREKLNGTIVEGRKVEVNNATARIVTKKPQTPLVNAPGWKINPIMGAMYAPELYTGEFQFASFPYPVAAPTLAYRGSPLRGRGRAVYNTIRSAAAAAPTAMPAYPGMSPFSVLYQDGLYGAEVYGGYPAAYRVAQSPSAATATYSDGYGRVYAAATDPYHHSVGPTATYGVGTMASLYRGGYNRFTPY is encoded by the exons ATGCTCTCTTCTCCTGCAATAATTCTTCAGCCTTACGGACTGCCCGTCTATCCCCAGGGTCCCCAATGTTACCCCAGCCTAGTACAG GGAGGCCCTGGCCAGGAGGCCGGCCCCGGCAGTGGTGACCCCACCCTCCCCCAGGTCTATGCCCAGCCTCCCTCATACCCTCCACCAGGACAAGCTCCTCCCACACCTGCAGGCAGACTTCCTCCCCTAGACTATAGTCCCGCCCACCCCAACTCAGAGTACCAGGAGCATCACCAGCTCAGAGTCTATCAGGGCCCGCAACACGAAGGGGCTGACACTCTGGCAGCCATTAGCACG GACGATGCCCTGGTTCCGGTGACCTCTGACTCCCAGGCTCTGAGCGTGTCAGTGTCATCAGGGGGTGGAGCAGGAAGTGGTAGCGATGAGGAGGGGTCAGGCAAGGCCCAGCCCAAGCGTCTCCACGTCTCCAACATCCCCTTCCGCTTCAGAGACCCGGACCTCAGACAGATGTTTGGG CAATTTGGCAAGATCCTGGATGTGGAGATTATCTTTAATGAGAGAGGGTCAAAG GGTTTTGGGTTCGTGACCTTTGAGAGCGCAATGGAGGCAGACCGAGCAAGGGAAAAACTGAACGGAACGATCGTTGAGGGGAGGAAGGTTGAA GTGAACAATGCTACAGCCAGAATAGTCACCAAGAAGCCCCAAACACCTCTTGTGAATG cCCCTGGATGGAAGATCAACCCTATCATGGGAGCGATGTATGCACCTGAACTCTACACCGGTGAGTTTCAAT ttgcCAGTTTCCCCTACCCCGTAGCTGCTCCCACCCTGGCCTATCGGGGCTCACCACTGCGTGGGCGGGGCCGGGCTGTCTACAACACAATTCGCTCAGCTGCTGCAGCCGCACCCACTGCCATGCCCGCCTACCCTGG AATGTCTCCTTTCAGTGTGCTGTACCAAGATGGATTATATGGAGCTGAAGTCTAT GGCGGGTATCCTGCAGCATACAGAGTTGCCCAATCACCATCCGCTGCCACAGCAACATACAGTGATGG ATATGGCCGAGTTTATGCTGCTGCAACAGATCCCTACCACCATTCAGTGGGACCCACGGCAACATACGGCGTCGGAACAATG GCCAGTCTGTACAGAGGAGGATACAACCGCTTCACGCCTTACTGA
- the rbfox1l gene encoding RNA binding protein fox-1 homolog 1-like isoform X3, translating into MLSSPAIILQPYGLPVYPQGPQCYPSLVQGGPGQEAGPGSGDPTLPQVYAQPPSYPPPGQAPPTPAGRLPPLDYSPAHPNSEYQEHHQLRVYQGPQHEGADTLAAISTDDALVPVTSDSQALSVSVSSGGGAGSGSDEEGSGKAQPKRLHVSNIPFRFRDPDLRQMFGQFGKILDVEIIFNERGSKGFGFVTFESAMEADRAREKLNGTIVEGRKVEVNNATARIVTKKPQTPLVNAPGWKINPIMGAMYAPELYTGEFQCEFSVASFPYPVAAPTLAYRGSPLRGRGRAVYNTIRSAAAAAPTAMPAYPGMSPFSVLYQDGLYGAEVYGGYPAAYRVAQSPSAATATYSDGYGRVYAAATDPYHHSVGPTATYGVGTMASLYRGGYNRFTPY; encoded by the exons ATGCTCTCTTCTCCTGCAATAATTCTTCAGCCTTACGGACTGCCCGTCTATCCCCAGGGTCCCCAATGTTACCCCAGCCTAGTACAG GGAGGCCCTGGCCAGGAGGCCGGCCCCGGCAGTGGTGACCCCACCCTCCCCCAGGTCTATGCCCAGCCTCCCTCATACCCTCCACCAGGACAAGCTCCTCCCACACCTGCAGGCAGACTTCCTCCCCTAGACTATAGTCCCGCCCACCCCAACTCAGAGTACCAGGAGCATCACCAGCTCAGAGTCTATCAGGGCCCGCAACACGAAGGGGCTGACACTCTGGCAGCCATTAGCACG GACGATGCCCTGGTTCCGGTGACCTCTGACTCCCAGGCTCTGAGCGTGTCAGTGTCATCAGGGGGTGGAGCAGGAAGTGGTAGCGATGAGGAGGGGTCAGGCAAGGCCCAGCCCAAGCGTCTCCACGTCTCCAACATCCCCTTCCGCTTCAGAGACCCGGACCTCAGACAGATGTTTGGG CAATTTGGCAAGATCCTGGATGTGGAGATTATCTTTAATGAGAGAGGGTCAAAG GGTTTTGGGTTCGTGACCTTTGAGAGCGCAATGGAGGCAGACCGAGCAAGGGAAAAACTGAACGGAACGATCGTTGAGGGGAGGAAGGTTGAA GTGAACAATGCTACAGCCAGAATAGTCACCAAGAAGCCCCAAACACCTCTTGTGAATG cCCCTGGATGGAAGATCAACCCTATCATGGGAGCGATGTATGCACCTGAACTCTACACCGGTGAGTTTCAATGTGAGTTTTCGG ttgcCAGTTTCCCCTACCCCGTAGCTGCTCCCACCCTGGCCTATCGGGGCTCACCACTGCGTGGGCGGGGCCGGGCTGTCTACAACACAATTCGCTCAGCTGCTGCAGCCGCACCCACTGCCATGCCCGCCTACCCTGG AATGTCTCCTTTCAGTGTGCTGTACCAAGATGGATTATATGGAGCTGAAGTCTAT GGCGGGTATCCTGCAGCATACAGAGTTGCCCAATCACCATCCGCTGCCACAGCAACATACAGTGATGG ATATGGCCGAGTTTATGCTGCTGCAACAGATCCCTACCACCATTCAGTGGGACCCACGGCAACATACGGCGTCGGAACAATG GCCAGTCTGTACAGAGGAGGATACAACCGCTTCACGCCTTACTGA